A genomic window from Triticum urartu cultivar G1812 chromosome 7, Tu2.1, whole genome shotgun sequence includes:
- the LOC125520929 gene encoding uncharacterized protein LOC125520929 isoform X2, with amino-acid sequence MCVKIISQGYIFFFTMFIEDHISVLKRVPVQSLSESMNRAKDANASATRTPTRYSRQMNEFDQKSSGSRNSGNFSVAQQKWDSKGDLRSDAKTKTSSSIPSKFPEEGRSSESSLSSLAQHQGCHSQDKGHKSPLYNCPWSTFLVPAGCRFPAMSAASPFLRVYSPAVPAQKEAQIKQQFIAMLAMSPEWWRRLLQHGALPDRDPEAAMRALMSPHISRDRPLVEVKHLCENCAKPKREGGKAKWSLADWVTSCCNPTLRVCSCCLAHAYLSKHGPCVKRGAIGLLPEARDTVMQRLLVHEDETLYCIEECTLLVEPEFRGKVMKRDGFRMRTYACFGDVHARTAAVRTLVVLFHISRAGELVEICRTSLAS; translated from the exons ATGTGCGTCAAGATAATATCACAAGGATATATATTTTTCTTCACTATGTTTATAGAAGATCATATTTCTGTGCTCAAAAGGGTTCCAGTACAGTCTCTGTCAG AATCAATGAATCGTGCAAAGGATGCTAATGCTTCTGCCACAAGGACTCCGACAAGATATTCTAGGCAGATGAATGAGTTTGATCAGA AATCAAGCGGCTCAAGGAACTCTGGAAACTTTTCAGTAGCGCAACAAAAGTGGGATT CCAAGGGCGACCTCAGGTCCGATGCAAAAACAAAAACGAGCTCAAGTATTCCTTCGAAATTTCCTGAAGAAGGAAGGAGCTCTGAGTCATCACTGTCATCTCTCGCGCAACATCAAGGCTGTCACT CGCAAGATAAGGGACACAAGTCGCCTTTATACAATTGCCCTTGGTCGACGTTTCTCGTACCTGCAG GTTGTAGGTTCCCTGCAATGTCAGCAGCCAGCCCATTCCTCCGGGTGTACAGTCCAGCTGTCCCCGCCCAAAAAGAGGCACAAATAAAGCAGCAATTCATAGCGATGCTTGCGATGTCACCTGAATGGTGGCGTCGTTTGCTGCAACATGGTGCCCTACCCGACCGTGACCCTG AAGCGGCAATGAGGGCTCTCATGAGCCCGCACATCTCCCGTGACAGGCCACTGGTAGAGGTCAAGCACCTCTGTGAGAATTGTGCTAAGCCAAAGCGAGAGGGGGGGAAAGCCAAGTGGTCCCTCGCCGACTGGGTTACGTCATGTTGCAACCCTACTCTTCGGGTGTGCAGCTGCTGTCTCGCCCATGCTTACCTAAGCAAGCACGGGCCCTGTGTGAAGCGTGGTGCGATTGGTCTACTCCCTGAGGCCCGAGACACAGTGATGCAGAGGCTGCTGGTTCATGAGGACGAGACCCTCTACTGCATCGAGGAGTGCACACTGCTTGTTGAGCCAGAGTTCAGAGGCAAGGTGATGAAACGTGATGGTTTCAGGATGAGGACGTATGCCTGTTTTGGCGACGTGCATGCGCGCACGGCAGCGGTGCGTACGTTAGTGGTTTTGTTTCACATTTCACGGGCAGGCGAGTTGGTGGAGATCTGCCGTACCTCCCTTGCTTCATAG
- the LOC125520929 gene encoding uncharacterized protein LOC125520929 isoform X1 — MCVKIISQGYIFFFTMFIEDHISVLKRVPVQSLSESMNRAKDANASATRTPTRYSRQMNEFDQKSSGSRNSGNFSVAQQKWDSKGDLRSDAKTKTSSSIPSKFPEEGRSSESSLSSLAQHQGCHSQDKGHKSPLYNCPWSTFLVPAGCRFPAMSAASPFLRVYSPAVPAQKEAQIKQQFIAMLAMSPEWWRRLLQHGALPDRDPGEYLTTTWCQLNFFEAAMRALMSPHISRDRPLVEVKHLCENCAKPKREGGKAKWSLADWVTSCCNPTLRVCSCCLAHAYLSKHGPCVKRGAIGLLPEARDTVMQRLLVHEDETLYCIEECTLLVEPEFRGKVMKRDGFRMRTYACFGDVHARTAAVRTLVVLFHISRAGELVEICRTSLAS; from the exons ATGTGCGTCAAGATAATATCACAAGGATATATATTTTTCTTCACTATGTTTATAGAAGATCATATTTCTGTGCTCAAAAGGGTTCCAGTACAGTCTCTGTCAG AATCAATGAATCGTGCAAAGGATGCTAATGCTTCTGCCACAAGGACTCCGACAAGATATTCTAGGCAGATGAATGAGTTTGATCAGA AATCAAGCGGCTCAAGGAACTCTGGAAACTTTTCAGTAGCGCAACAAAAGTGGGATT CCAAGGGCGACCTCAGGTCCGATGCAAAAACAAAAACGAGCTCAAGTATTCCTTCGAAATTTCCTGAAGAAGGAAGGAGCTCTGAGTCATCACTGTCATCTCTCGCGCAACATCAAGGCTGTCACT CGCAAGATAAGGGACACAAGTCGCCTTTATACAATTGCCCTTGGTCGACGTTTCTCGTACCTGCAG GTTGTAGGTTCCCTGCAATGTCAGCAGCCAGCCCATTCCTCCGGGTGTACAGTCCAGCTGTCCCCGCCCAAAAAGAGGCACAAATAAAGCAGCAATTCATAGCGATGCTTGCGATGTCACCTGAATGGTGGCGTCGTTTGCTGCAACATGGTGCCCTACCCGACCGTGACCCTGGTGAGTACCTGACCACTACATGGTGTCAGCTGAATTTTTTTG AAGCGGCAATGAGGGCTCTCATGAGCCCGCACATCTCCCGTGACAGGCCACTGGTAGAGGTCAAGCACCTCTGTGAGAATTGTGCTAAGCCAAAGCGAGAGGGGGGGAAAGCCAAGTGGTCCCTCGCCGACTGGGTTACGTCATGTTGCAACCCTACTCTTCGGGTGTGCAGCTGCTGTCTCGCCCATGCTTACCTAAGCAAGCACGGGCCCTGTGTGAAGCGTGGTGCGATTGGTCTACTCCCTGAGGCCCGAGACACAGTGATGCAGAGGCTGCTGGTTCATGAGGACGAGACCCTCTACTGCATCGAGGAGTGCACACTGCTTGTTGAGCCAGAGTTCAGAGGCAAGGTGATGAAACGTGATGGTTTCAGGATGAGGACGTATGCCTGTTTTGGCGACGTGCATGCGCGCACGGCAGCGGTGCGTACGTTAGTGGTTTTGTTTCACATTTCACGGGCAGGCGAGTTGGTGGAGATCTGCCGTACCTCCCTTGCTTCATAG